The Thermococcus sp. MV5 genome includes a window with the following:
- a CDS encoding metallophosphoesterase codes for MEPFSLYENLSLELNTSFGKVLVLGDPHIAFELSRGLRVRTWFEKTLVEFVKSKRPDLLIVLGDVKEPIGLGTFTKKLLMEFFSELSEFRIVITKGNHDGKIEEITAKFENINVVDYFILDNMLFLHGHQSLPKVEFERVILGHIHPAVSVKIGNRTKKAKCFFKIGNFLILPTVNPYIEGFDVREGIKMVPFLKRSLEGEAYLPDGTYLGVIELEPKP; via the coding sequence TTGAACTTAACACCTCCTTTGGGAAAGTTCTTGTTTTAGGTGATCCTCACATAGCATTTGAGCTTTCTAGAGGTTTGCGGGTAAGAACTTGGTTTGAAAAGACCCTTGTAGAGTTTGTAAAGTCAAAAAGACCAGATTTGCTTATTGTTCTTGGAGATGTTAAAGAGCCTATTGGATTAGGAACTTTCACTAAAAAGCTGTTAATGGAGTTCTTTTCTGAGCTTAGTGAGTTTAGGATTGTTATTACAAAGGGAAACCACGATGGGAAGATAGAAGAAATAACAGCAAAGTTTGAGAACATAAATGTTGTGGATTATTTTATTTTGGATAACATGCTTTTTCTTCATGGTCACCAGTCGCTTCCAAAAGTTGAATTTGAGAGGGTAATTCTAGGTCATATTCATCCTGCAGTTAGTGTAAAGATCGGGAATAGAACTAAAAAGGCCAAATGTTTTTTCAAAATTGGTAACTTCCTAATTCTTCCTACAGTAAATCCATACATAGAGGGGTTTGATGTAAGAGAAGGAATAAAAATGGTGCCCTTTTTAAAGAGATCTTTGGAGGGAGAGGCCTATCTTCCAGATGGCACGTACCTTGGAGTAATTGAACTAGAGCCGAAACCTTAA